One window of the Mycobacterium haemophilum DSM 44634 genome contains the following:
- the egtA gene encoding ergothioneine biosynthesis glutamate--cysteine ligase EgtA — MTFAAITAAASQLDAACSASEKNSVELASCSAAAQYIADGCLVDAPLGRVGLEMEAHCYDPADPQRRPGWDEITEVLQWLSPLPGGSMVSVEPGGAVELSGPPADGVLPAIDAMHRDQAVLRSAFADAGLGLVFLGADPLRPAERVNPGARYRAMEQFFAASDSGVAGAAMMTSTASVQVNVDAGPQAGWAARVWLAHALGPTMIAIAANSPMLGGEFSGWVSTRQRVWGQMDSARCGPILGASGDDPGTDWARYALKAPVMLVHNLDAPDLTAVTHYVAFADWADGLVLLGGRRPTLADLDYHLTTLFPPVRPRQWLEIRYLDSAPDAFWPALVFTLVALLDDPAATDIAAEAVEPVATAWDTAARVGLRDRRLYAAANRCVAVAAANAPAELSDAMERLVCRVERGRCPGDDFSERVIKHGIAATVAEAARSTQGGL; from the coding sequence ATGACGTTCGCTGCCATCACGGCCGCGGCTTCGCAGCTAGACGCCGCCTGCTCGGCCTCAGAGAAGAACAGTGTCGAGCTGGCCAGTTGCTCGGCTGCCGCGCAGTACATTGCCGACGGCTGTCTGGTCGATGCGCCGCTGGGACGGGTGGGTCTGGAAATGGAGGCGCACTGCTACGACCCGGCCGATCCGCAGCGCCGGCCGGGCTGGGACGAAATTACTGAGGTTTTGCAGTGGCTTAGCCCGCTGCCGGGCGGCAGCATGGTCAGCGTCGAACCCGGTGGCGCCGTCGAGCTGTCTGGCCCGCCGGCCGACGGCGTGCTACCTGCCATCGACGCGATGCACCGCGACCAGGCGGTGCTGCGGTCGGCTTTTGCCGACGCCGGGCTGGGGCTGGTTTTCCTGGGCGCGGACCCGTTGCGGCCGGCCGAGCGCGTTAACCCGGGGGCGCGTTACCGGGCGATGGAACAGTTCTTCGCTGCCAGCGACTCTGGGGTGGCGGGTGCGGCGATGATGACGTCGACCGCCTCGGTCCAGGTCAACGTGGACGCCGGGCCGCAAGCCGGATGGGCGGCGCGGGTGTGGCTGGCGCACGCCCTGGGGCCCACCATGATCGCGATCGCCGCCAACTCCCCGATGCTCGGCGGGGAATTCTCTGGTTGGGTCTCCACCCGGCAGCGGGTGTGGGGCCAGATGGACTCCGCACGCTGCGGACCCATCCTGGGGGCCAGCGGCGATGACCCCGGCACCGACTGGGCGCGCTATGCCCTCAAGGCGCCGGTGATGCTGGTGCACAACCTGGACGCCCCGGACCTTACCGCGGTCACGCACTATGTGGCCTTCGCCGACTGGGCGGACGGCTTGGTCCTGCTCGGCGGCCGCCGTCCGACCCTCGCCGACCTGGACTATCACCTGACTACTCTGTTCCCACCGGTCCGTCCACGGCAGTGGCTGGAAATTCGCTACCTCGATAGCGCGCCGGATGCCTTCTGGCCCGCCCTGGTGTTCACGCTGGTGGCGCTGCTCGACGACCCGGCCGCCACCGACATCGCGGCTGAAGCCGTTGAACCGGTGGCCACCGCCTGGGACACCGCGGCCCGGGTCGGTCTGCGTGACCGGCGGCTGTACGCGGCGGCCAACCGGTGTGTGGCCGTCGCCGCCGCAAACGCGCCGGCGGAGCTCAGCGACGCGATGGAGCGGCTGGTCTGCAGGGTCGAGCGGGGCCGCTGTCCCGGGGACGACTTTTCCGAGCGGGTAATCAAGCACGGCATCGCGGCTACGGTCGCGGAGGCCGCGCGGTCGACCCAAGGGGGCCTGTGA
- a CDS encoding sensor domain-containing protein, with protein MRISAAAMGVGLGVGAALGIPIAGAHPSDPGVVSYAVLGKGSVGNIVGGPMGWESVFTEPSQTYSVDLPVCNNWADIGLPEVYNDPDLASFNGAIAQTSANDQTHFVKQAVGVFATNDAAARAFHRVVDRTVGCSGQTTAMHLDNGTTQVWSFEGGAPTDTDANWTKQEAGTDRRCFVQTRLRENVLLQAKVCQSGNAGPAVNVLAGAMQNALGQ; from the coding sequence ATGCGGATATCCGCCGCGGCGATGGGTGTCGGTCTGGGCGTGGGGGCTGCGCTGGGGATACCGATCGCAGGCGCCCACCCCTCCGACCCGGGAGTGGTGTCTTACGCGGTCCTCGGCAAGGGCTCGGTGGGCAATATCGTCGGTGGACCCATGGGGTGGGAGTCGGTGTTCACCGAGCCGTCGCAGACGTACTCGGTCGACCTGCCGGTATGCAACAACTGGGCGGACATCGGGCTGCCCGAGGTGTACAACGACCCTGACTTAGCGTCGTTCAACGGAGCCATTGCCCAGACGTCGGCGAACGACCAGACCCACTTCGTCAAGCAGGCGGTCGGGGTATTTGCCACCAACGACGCCGCGGCCCGGGCCTTCCATCGGGTCGTGGACCGAACCGTGGGTTGCTCGGGACAGACCACCGCGATGCACCTGGATAACGGGACAACCCAGGTCTGGTCGTTCGAAGGTGGCGCGCCGACCGATACCGACGCGAATTGGACCAAGCAGGAAGCAGGAACCGATCGTCGGTGTTTCGTGCAAACCCGGCTGCGCGAAAACGTGTTGCTGCAGGCGAAGGTTTGCCAATCTGGCAACGCTGGTCCCGCGGTCAACGTGCTGGCCGGCGCGATGCAGAACGCGCTGGGTCAATAG
- a CDS encoding flavin monoamine oxidase family protein translates to MSHRKLPAGAAGLGLTAASGAVSGCGRQADIRTADVIVVGAGLSGLCSARELIRQGIDTLVLEARDRVGGRMVRKPVIDGGWIDLGGQWIGPTQSGILSLAESLGVTHFDHHDAGHTVVCYNGALSTVDRDLPPTEASPAISAAEVAEANRVWHQFLALTATVNVERPWLTSDAAALDAQTVSSWLATTTTSPFARFCVANWTLSQEGADPGAVSLLFALASYAAGPSDEKPEQWLFHGAAGQIPERLADELGDRIRLEQPVLRIVQDTGGATVTTTAGDYRADCVIVAIPPHLAGVIDYSPPLPARRIQFTQRAPMGSVIKYAAVYPTAWWRAKGLSGASVSDRIVVQTADSSPPSGTPGILTSFVIGPAAIGLANQSGDDTRKQTVLSELVTYFGDEAMHPVQFIETNWASEKWTGGAFNAVLGPKTLTTCGPAMTESVSRIHWAGTEMSRKWTGYFEGAVQAGYAAADAVLGRAT, encoded by the coding sequence GTGAGTCATCGAAAGCTGCCGGCCGGAGCGGCCGGGCTGGGGCTCACAGCCGCGTCCGGGGCCGTGAGCGGCTGCGGCCGACAAGCCGATATCCGCACGGCCGACGTGATCGTGGTCGGCGCAGGCCTGTCCGGGCTGTGTTCGGCGCGTGAGCTGATCCGACAGGGCATAGACACGCTGGTGTTGGAAGCTCGTGACCGGGTCGGTGGTCGAATGGTCCGCAAGCCTGTTATCGACGGCGGGTGGATCGATCTTGGCGGTCAATGGATCGGGCCCACGCAAAGCGGTATTCTCTCGCTCGCCGAGTCCCTGGGCGTCACTCATTTCGATCACCACGATGCGGGGCACACCGTCGTCTGTTACAACGGCGCCTTGTCGACCGTCGATCGTGACTTGCCACCGACCGAAGCCTCACCGGCAATCTCGGCTGCCGAAGTCGCTGAAGCCAACCGGGTTTGGCATCAGTTCCTCGCCCTGACCGCGACGGTGAACGTCGAGCGTCCCTGGCTCACGTCAGACGCCGCCGCGTTGGACGCCCAAACCGTCAGCAGCTGGCTCGCCACCACCACGACATCTCCGTTTGCCCGATTTTGTGTCGCCAACTGGACACTCAGCCAAGAGGGGGCCGACCCCGGCGCGGTATCTCTGTTGTTTGCTCTCGCTTCTTACGCGGCCGGCCCTAGCGACGAAAAGCCCGAACAGTGGCTCTTTCATGGCGCGGCCGGTCAAATTCCCGAGCGCCTCGCCGACGAACTCGGTGACCGCATACGCCTTGAACAACCCGTTCTGCGAATCGTGCAGGACACCGGCGGGGCGACCGTCACGACTACCGCGGGCGACTACCGAGCAGACTGCGTGATAGTCGCGATTCCTCCCCATTTGGCCGGCGTAATTGATTACAGCCCTCCCCTGCCCGCCCGTCGTATCCAATTCACTCAACGAGCCCCCATGGGCTCGGTAATCAAATACGCCGCCGTGTATCCGACCGCCTGGTGGCGCGCGAAAGGGCTCAGCGGCGCATCGGTGAGTGATCGCATCGTCGTGCAAACAGCCGACAGCTCACCGCCTAGCGGCACACCGGGGATCTTGACGAGCTTCGTCATCGGTCCCGCTGCGATCGGCTTGGCCAATCAATCCGGCGATGACACCCGTAAACAGACAGTGCTCTCGGAGCTAGTCACGTACTTCGGCGACGAGGCGATGCATCCGGTCCAATTCATCGAAACGAATTGGGCTAGTGAAAAATGGACCGGAGGAGCGTTCAACGCTGTACTCGGCCCCAAGACACTCACCACTTGCGGCCCCGCCATGACCGAATCTGTGAGCCGGATTCACTGGGCTGGTACCGAAATGTCCCGCAAATGGACCGGCTATTTCGAAGGGGCGGTCCAGGCCGGATACGCCGCAGCTGATGCGGTGCTGGGACGCGCAACTTAG
- a CDS encoding DUF4185 domain-containing protein gives MSSARVARCSLHAALCLCVVQAFWVASWTAHADPPAPAPAPILQPLMPGQVLRIGPTAGTGTRTGDYGIGATDLCEFIEFPTKLLQVCGDSFAGQGVGFGGWYSPVALHVDTASVDDPTGVRYTGVTGVNKPLLADPTPPGDSQLPAGVVQINRRNYLMVTTTKDLEPQDSRLVTAEPARGNWQTVPGSRRAATYQDGRQTQISGYYDPVPTPDSPSGWVYIVANSFTRRDPAQLFRVTPQTFTDRSRWQGWAAGPDGGWNKPPTPLWPDQVGEMCIRQIDGQAVLSYFNATTGNMEVRVAANPTLLGTAPVTTVVQHDEWPDPAESLPPPYDNRLAQPYGGYISPGSTLDELRIFVSQWDTRARVSAPYRVIQFAVNPFKP, from the coding sequence GTGAGTTCCGCCCGGGTCGCGCGGTGCTCGTTGCACGCCGCGTTGTGTTTGTGTGTCGTACAGGCGTTTTGGGTTGCTTCTTGGACAGCGCACGCCGATCCACCCGCGCCGGCCCCAGCGCCGATTCTGCAGCCGCTGATGCCGGGTCAAGTGCTGCGGATCGGTCCGACGGCGGGCACCGGAACCCGCACCGGTGACTACGGCATCGGCGCCACCGACCTGTGCGAGTTCATCGAGTTCCCCACCAAGCTTTTGCAGGTTTGCGGCGACAGCTTCGCCGGCCAGGGGGTCGGGTTCGGTGGCTGGTACTCACCGGTCGCGCTGCACGTGGACACGGCGTCGGTCGACGACCCGACCGGGGTGCGCTACACCGGCGTCACCGGTGTGAACAAGCCGTTGCTGGCCGACCCCACACCGCCGGGAGACTCGCAGCTGCCTGCCGGCGTGGTGCAGATCAACCGGCGCAACTACCTGATGGTGACCACGACCAAAGACCTGGAGCCACAGGACTCCCGGCTGGTCACGGCCGAGCCCGCGCGTGGCAACTGGCAGACCGTCCCTGGGTCCCGACGCGCCGCGACCTACCAGGACGGCCGGCAGACCCAGATCAGCGGGTACTACGACCCGGTCCCCACCCCGGACTCGCCGAGCGGGTGGGTGTACATCGTGGCCAACAGTTTCACCCGCAGAGATCCCGCGCAGCTTTTCCGGGTCACACCGCAAACGTTCACCGACCGGTCCCGGTGGCAGGGTTGGGCGGCTGGACCCGATGGCGGTTGGAACAAGCCACCGACGCCGCTGTGGCCCGACCAGGTCGGCGAGATGTGCATCAGGCAGATCGACGGCCAGGCCGTGCTGTCCTATTTCAACGCCACCACCGGCAACATGGAGGTCCGGGTTGCCGCCAACCCGACGTTGCTGGGCACCGCGCCGGTGACCACGGTGGTGCAACACGACGAGTGGCCTGATCCGGCGGAAAGCCTGCCGCCTCCGTACGACAATCGGCTCGCCCAACCGTATGGCGGGTACATCTCACCCGGCTCCACCCTCGATGAGCTGCGGATCTTCGTCAGCCAATGGGACACCCGTGCGCGGGTGAGTGCGCCGTACCGGGTGATCCAATTCGCGGTCAACCCGTTCAAACCCTGA
- a CDS encoding aspartate-semialdehyde dehydrogenase: MGSKGLAIGVVGATGQVGQVMRTLLDQRDFPAESVRFFASARSQGRKLAFRGQEIEVEDAETADPTGLDIALFSAGASMSRVQAPRFAAAGVTVIDNSSAWRKDVQVPLVVSEVNYDRDVRDAFPLPKGIIANPNCTTMAAMPVLKVLHDEAQLVRIVVSSYQAVSGSGLSGVAELAAQARAVIDGAEQLVHDGGAVQFPAPSKYVAPIAFNVVPLAGSLADDGSGETDEDQKLRFESRKILGIPDLAVSGTCVRVPVFTGHSLSINAEFARPLSPQRARDLLNGAPGVKLVDVPTPLAAAGVDESLVGRIRRDPGVPDGRGLALFVSGDNLRKGAALNTIQIAELLATQL; this comes from the coding sequence ATGGGTAGCAAAGGTTTGGCAATCGGGGTCGTGGGTGCCACCGGCCAAGTCGGCCAGGTGATGCGCACGCTGCTCGACCAGCGCGACTTCCCGGCCGAATCCGTGCGTTTTTTTGCCTCAGCCCGGTCGCAGGGGCGCAAGTTGGCCTTCCGCGGCCAAGAGATCGAGGTGGAAGACGCCGAGACGGCCGACCCCACCGGCCTGGACATCGCGTTGTTCTCTGCCGGCGCATCCATGTCTCGGGTGCAGGCGCCGCGCTTCGCCGCCGCCGGAGTGACGGTGATCGACAACTCGTCGGCGTGGCGCAAGGACGTGCAAGTGCCGCTGGTGGTGTCGGAGGTGAACTACGACAGGGATGTGCGAGACGCTTTCCCGCTCCCCAAGGGCATCATCGCCAACCCGAACTGCACCACCATGGCCGCGATGCCGGTGCTCAAGGTGCTGCACGACGAAGCTCAGCTGGTGCGGATCGTGGTGTCGTCGTATCAAGCGGTTTCCGGCAGCGGCCTGTCTGGGGTGGCCGAGCTCGCCGCCCAGGCGCGTGCGGTCATCGACGGTGCCGAGCAACTGGTACACGACGGTGGTGCCGTGCAATTCCCCGCGCCCAGCAAGTATGTAGCGCCGATCGCCTTCAACGTGGTGCCCCTGGCCGGATCACTGGCCGACGACGGCTCGGGCGAGACAGACGAGGACCAGAAGCTGCGCTTTGAGAGCCGCAAGATCCTGGGCATTCCCGACCTGGCGGTCAGCGGTACCTGCGTCCGGGTTCCGGTGTTCACTGGGCACTCGCTGTCGATCAACGCCGAATTCGCCCGGCCGCTGTCGCCGCAGCGGGCCCGTGACTTGCTGAACGGCGCTCCGGGCGTGAAGCTGGTCGATGTGCCGACGCCGCTAGCCGCCGCCGGTGTCGACGAATCACTGGTCGGCCGCATTAGGCGTGACCCGGGGGTACCCGACGGGCGTGGCCTGGCACTGTTCGTCTCCGGCGACAACCTGCGCAAAGGCGCGGCGCTCAATACGATCCAGATCGCCGAGTTGCTAGCCACGCAACTGTGA